Proteins from a single region of Cryptococcus neoformans var. grubii H99 chromosome 5, complete sequence:
- a CDS encoding phospholipid-translocating ATPase, variant, protein MTASTYQSHGHLGQPSNSTTRLSTRLSSRSSFEHQGTDDESLDVFDPMSIDPDLRLRTVKTAHSVLAESIRSEALAEKREKRRRLFRSMKRKASGIGKGTLKRKWPADDNGKSDSGEAANTDVTSTTGSLAPQPPPNTPPEHHSEKTKGKAKNGKAELPRRTVYVNIPLPSSLRNSQGEPVVRYVRNKVRTSKYSLITFVPKNLLEQFRRVANIYFLFLVILQLFSIFGAPNAQIGMLPLLAILGMTAIKDAFEDWRRAKLDNEVNNSATTKLGAWKNVNQPKDPRNFVEKIFGLGPNPNKTSKGVQKLRDREANQGNQMVLDSRRAEEQDPVEDLAVSDKGSYPLGPMSGYRRSFSAGISTSSLPSMMSRKSVGVMDWSRSATGAAQWERTLWKKLEVGDFVLLRDNEQVPADVIVLSTSNADALCFVETKNLDGETNLKIRRSLKATSAITSEEDLEHAHFVVDSEPPHANLYSYNGVLKYTPTGQYGRQMEEKQEAITINELLLRGCTLRNTKWVIGMVIFTGSDTKIMLNGGETPSKRSKIEKETNFNVMMNFVVLLVLCLITAILHGWYRSLSGTSADWYESGAEASDNIYVDSVIIFFSCLLIFQNIVPISLYITVEIVKTIQAYFIFQDVEMYYEPYNTPCVPKTWNISDDLGQIEYIFSDKTGTLTQNIMEFKKCSIHGVSFGEGMTEAMMGAKKRNGQNISTAMEDQEEELQVLKEKMLELMTGVMDNRYLRQDKLTLIAPDLIQRLTTPSDPLRAPIIDFFRALAVCHSVLADTPDHSKPFELEYKAESPDEAALVAAARDIGFPFVSKNNHSLEIEVLGKPEKWVPLRMLEFSSSRKRMSVVARDPNGKIVLFCKGADSVIYNRLSANHDQELKEATLRDLETFANGGLRTLCIAYRNLSEEEFSDWSKKYDTASAATVDREGEIEKACDLVEHSLTILGATALEDKLQEGVPDAIAMLHRAGIKLWILTGDKLQTAIEIGYSCNLLTNDMEVMIISADSEDGARQQIEAGLNKIASVVGPPPTSLGGKIMTAGMNPAVKFAVVIDGESLRYTLQPSLKSLFLSLGTQCAAVICCRVSPSQKASTVRLVKEGCNAMTLAIGDGANDVAMIQEANIGVGLYGLEGSQAAMSADYAFGQFRFLTRLLLVHGRWSYVRVADMHANFFYKNVIFTVSMFWFFIFSSFDATYLFEYTLLLMYNLFFTSLPVGFLGAFDQDVNAAAAMVFPQLYKRGIAGLEYTRTRFWLYMFDGLYQSAVIFFIPYFAYGTGESWSNQGRDTNSLWDIGTTVACAGVLSANAYVSINIRYWTIMTWVVNVVSTLLIYIYIPIYSAVTALPYAGEVGVIYPTFSFWAVILIATVIAIGPRWLVRSFKQSYFPQDKDIIREAWVTGQLKRELGIKSRKQKRRQKQEKAEAAKREGNEQELVDVPGLEVATGKDLVRQFQKGYMEEDAFRGLLYEPAATYSPRKEAVGSPLMPEEGTSRRVRASPLASTNYCTSDVSSIRQIQARVPPPLTIRTSFGSAGQSSPLGQSIASSDQFQNPLRPTAFDPYSSPSSIHQVEAEISREVGRLKRTSMDIQRASLYGKEEESVRMSRGSLFSSKGLEALPQGGDPRGSISNLSKKQSISVLGGSVPASWKGSSPLSNVDGLGRRNLSPLRGGFDMAADHSESFENRIESQSRSPFNDDSFYARERSLSAVQQTKETFDFTDDSLSRWGEEANMKDNEWEGAGYAI, encoded by the exons ATGACTGCCTCTACTTATCAATCTCATGGCCACCTCGGCCAGCCGTCAAATTCCACAACACGCCTCTCTACTCGTCTTTCCTCCCGCTCCTCTTTTGAACATCAAGGCacagatgatgagagcCTTGATGTCTTCGATCCAATGTCTATTGACCCCGACTTACGCTTAAGAACTGTCAAGACAGCGCACTCGGTTCTCGCGGAGTCAATCCGCTCGGAAGCCCTTGCTGaaaaaagggagaagaggagacggCTATTTAGgtcaatgaagaggaaagcgtCTGGTATAGGGAAGGGCACGCTGAAGCGCAAGTGGCCTGCTGATGATAACGGAAAGTCGGACTCTGGGGAGGCGGCCAATACAGATGTTACATCAACAACAGGATCTCTAGCACCTCAGCCTCCACCAAATACTCCCCCTGAACACCACTCCGAAAAGACAAAAGGCAAGGCAAAAAATGGAAAAGCGGAACTTCCCCGGCGAACTGTCTACGTCAacattcctcttccgtcaTCCCTTCGCAACTCCCAAGGCGAGCCTGTAGTCAGATATGTCCGAAACAAAGTTCGAACATCCAAATATTCCTTGATAACGTTCGTTCCCAAGAATCTTCTGGAACAGTTCCGTCGCGTCGCCAACATCTATTTCCTGTTTCTGGTGATCCTTCAGTTATTTTCAATATTTGGAGCACCCAACGCGCAGATTGGGATGCTACCCCTTTTGGCGATTTTAGGCATGACGGCCATTAAGGATGCCTTCGAGGACTGGAGGAGAGCGAAACTGGATAACGAGGTGAACAATTCGGCAACAACAAAATTGGGGGCTTGGAAAAATGTGAATCAGCCAAAGGATCCCAGAAATTTTGTGGAGAAAATATTTGGGCTGGGACCTA ACCCGAATAAGACATCGAAAGGCGTCCAAAAGCTCCGAGATCGCGAAGCAAATCAAGGTAACCAAATGGTGCTCGATTCCCGTAGGGCAGAGGAGCAAGACCCAGTGGAAGACTTGGCCGTTAGCGATAAAGGATCCTATCCTCTTGGTCCTATGTCTG GGTATCGCCGATCATTCTCGGCCGGGATATCTACGTCAAGCCTACCTAGCATGATGTCTAGGAAAAGTGTCGGTGTCATGGACTGGAGCAGGTCTGCAACGGGAGCTGCACAGTGGGAGAGGACTCTCTG GAAAAAGCTTGAAGTGGGCGATTTTGTTCTTCTACGCGACAATGAACAAGTTCCGGCGGATGTCATTGTTTTATCGACTTCTAATGCGGACGCGCTTTGCTTTGTTGAGACCAAGAACCTTGATGGAGAAACGAACCTCAAAATTCGACGCTCTCTAAAAGCTACTTCGGCCATCActtcagaagaagatcttgaGCACGCGCATTTCGTGGTGGATTCTGAGCCACCCCATGCCAATCTTTATTCTTACAATGGTGTGTTGAAATACACTCCCACAGGCCAGTACGGGAGgcagatggaagaaaagcaagaagcaaTCACCATCAACGAGTTACTACTGAGGGGCTGTACGCTAAGGAACACAAAATGGGTGATCGGGATGGTGATCTTCACAGGATCGGATACGAAAATCATGCTTAACGGCGGAGAAACACC ATCCAAGCGAAGTaagattgaaaaggaaaCCA ACTT CAATGTTATGATGAACTTCGTTGTCTTGCTAGTTTTATGTCTCATTACGGCTATCCTTC ATGGTTGGTACCGCTCTCTGTCCGGTACCAGTGCCGACTGGTATGAATCCGGAGCTGAGGCTAGCGATAACATATACGTTGACTCTGTCATAATCTTTTT TTCTTGCCTGCTGATCTTTCAAAACATCGTTCCCATATCTTTATATATCACTGTAGAGATTGTCAAAACT aTTCAGGCATATTTCATTTTTCAGGACGTTGAAATGTACTACGAACCTT ACAACACCCCTTGCGTGCCGAAGACCTGGAATATCTCGGATGACCTGGGTCAAATTGAATACATTTTTTCCGATAAAACTGGCACGCTCACACAGAACATCATGGAGTTCAAGAAGTGTTCCATCCACGGCGTGAGTTTCGGCGAAGGCATGACAGAAGCGATGATGGGTGCCAAAAAACGGAATGGACAAAACATCAGCACAGCAATGGAAGatcaggaagaagagctccAAGTTCTCAAAGAGAAAATGCTGGAGCTTATGACCGGTGTCATGGACAATCGGTATTTACGTCAAGACAAACTAACACTCATCGCCCCTGATCTCATTCAACGCCTTACTACCCCTTCCGATCCTCTACGCGCCCCCATAATTGACTTTTTCCGAGCTCTCGCTGTCTGCCACTCTGTTCTCGCTGACACTCCTGATCATTCTAAACCCTTCGAGCTTGAGTACAAGGCCGAAAGCCCTGATGAAGCAGCTTTAGTAGCTGCGGCTCGAGATATAGGATTCCCATTTGTTTCGAAGAACAATCATTCCCTGGAAATAGAAGTTCTGGGTAAGCCAGAGAAATGGGTTCCTCTCCGCATGCTCGAGTTCAGTTCCAGTCGGAAAAGAATGAGTGTCGTCGCTCGAGACCCAAATGGGAAGATAGTTTTGTTCTGCAAAGGTGCAGACAGTGTCATCTACAATCGGCTGAGTGCCAACCATGATCAAGAATTAAAAGAGGCAACCCTCAGGGATCTCGAAACCTTTGCGAACGGCGGTCTTCGGACGCTTTGTATCGCGTATAGAAATTTATCGGAGGAGGAATTCAGCGATTGGTCAAAAAAATATGACACTGCAAGTGCAGCGACTGTTGaccgagaaggagagattgaGAAAGCTTGTGACCTTGTGGAGCACTCACTTACTATCCTTGGGGCGACGGCTCTCGAAGACAAACTCCAAGAAGGAGTGCCTGATGCCATTGCGATGCTCCATCGTGCCGGTATCAAACTATGGATCCTGACAGGTGATAAACTTCAGACAGCTATTGAAATTGGCTACAGCTGTAATCTTCTTACAAACGATATGGAAGTCATGATAATTTCGGCCGACTCTGAGGATGGCGCCCGCCAACAAATCGAAGCTGGTCTTAATAAGATTGCTTCCGTGGTGGGTCCACCTCCTACGTCTTTGGGCGGAAAGATTATGACTGCTGGGATGAACCCCGCAGTTAAATTCGCAGTCGTCATCGATGGAGAAAGTCTACGATATACGTTGCAACCTTCGCTGAAAAGTTTGTTCTTATCTTTGGGGACCCAATGCGCGGCCGTCATCTGCTGTCGCGTTTCCCCCTCGCAGAAAGCGTCGACAGTCCGCTTA GTCAAAGAAGGTTGTAATGCTATGACCCTTGCAATCGGAGACGGGGCCAACGATGTTGCGATGATTCAAGAAGCTAATATTGGAGTCGGGCTTTACGGTCTTGAAGGCTCGCAAGCAGCAATGTCGGCAGACTATGCGTTTGGGCAGTTTAGGTTTTTGACCAGATTGCTATTGGTtcatggaagatggagttATGTGCGAGTGGCCGATATGCACGCAAA CTTCTTTTATAAGAACGTTATATTCACTGTCTCAATGTTTTGGTTTTTTATCTTCAGCAG TTTCGATGCCACATACTTGTTTGAGTACACTCTTCTACTCATGTATAACCTCTTTTTCACCTCCCTTCCTGTCGGTTTCCTTGGGGCTTTCGATCAGGATGTCAATGCTGCCGCTGCCATGGTATTTCCACAGCTTTATAAGCGTGGTATTGCTGGTCTTGAGTATACCCGTACTCGTTTTTGGCTTTACATGTTTGACGGCTTGTATCAATCAGCAGTCATATTTTTCATCCCTTATTTTGCTTATGGAACCGGCGAAAGCTGGTCAAATCAAGGAAGAGATACCAATTCTCTGTGGGATATCGGTACCACAGTGGCTTGCGCTGGCGTGTTGTCGGCCAACGCCTATGTCAGCATCAATATTCGCTACTGGACAATCATGACTTGGGTAGTCAATGTAGTATCGACATTGCTCATATATATTTATATTCCGATTTACTCGGCTGTCACAGCACTACCTTACGCAGGAGAGGTCGGCGTCATATACCCCACATTCAGCTTCTGGGCAGTCATCTTGATCGCCACAGTCATTGCTATCGGTCCGCGATGGctcgttcgttcttttAAGCAATCCTACTTCCCGCAAGATAAAGACATTATTCGTGAAGCGTGGGTCACTGGCCAACTTAAGCGAGAATTGGGGATCAAGAGCCGGaagcaaaaaagaagacaaaagCAAGAGAAAGCGGAGGCAGCAAAGCGAGAAGGGAACGAACAAGAACTAGTGGACGTGCCTGGATTGGAGGTGGCGACAGGGAAGGACCTTGTGCGGCAATTTCAAAAAGGCTatatggaagaggatgccTTCAGAGGATTATTATACGAGCCCGCAGCCACGTATAGTCCTCGAAAGGAAGCAGTTGGTTCACCTCTTATGCCTGAAGAAGGCACCTCTCGAAGGGTGCGCGCATCTCCTCTGGCCTCCACAAACTACTGTACCAGCGATGTTTCTTCAATCCGGCAAATCCAAGCAAGAgtccctcctccacttACCATTCGCACGTCTTTTGGCTCTGCTGGACAATCATCGCCTCTCGGACAAAGCATTGCAAGCAGTGATCAATTTCAAAATCCTTTACGCCCGACCGCGTTTGACCCCtattcttccccttcctccatccatcaGGTAGAGGCCGAGATCAGCCGAGAAGTTGGCCGACTTAAGCGAACCTCGATGGACATTCAACGCGCATCGTTGTACggtaaagaagaagaatcgGTGAGGATGTCTCGCGGTTCCTTGTTCTCCTCTAAGGGTCTTGAAGCGCTTCCACAGGGCGGTGACCCAAGAGGAAGCATTTCGAATCTATCGAAAAAACAGAGCATCAGCGTTTTGGGAGGGAGTGTGCCTGCATCGTGGAAAGGTAGCAGTCCTCTCTCCAATGTGGACGGACTTGGCAGGCGAAATTTATCACCATTGAGAGGGGGGTTTGATATGGCCGCTGACCATAGCGAATCGTTCGAAAACCGGATTGAAAGTCAAAGTCGAAGCCCTTTCAATGACGATTCGTTTTATGCCCGAGAACGGTCGCTGTCCGCTGTTCAGCAGACAAAGGAAACATTTGACTTTACCGACGATTCACTAAGTCGATGGGGCGAGGAGGCCAATATGAAGGATAACGAATGGGAAGGTGCAGGATATGCTATATAA
- a CDS encoding phospholipid-translocating ATPase, with the protein MTASTYQSHGHLGQPSNSTTRLSTRLSSRSSFEHQGTDDESLDVFDPMSIDPDLRLRTVKTAHSVLAESIRSEALAEKREKRRRLFRSMKRKASGIGKGTLKRKWPADDNGKSDSGEAANTDVTSTTGSLAPQPPPNTPPEHHSEKTKGKAKNGKAELPRRTVYVNIPLPSSLRNSQGEPVVRYVRNKVRTSKYSLITFVPKNLLEQFRRVANIYFLFLVILQLFSIFGAPNAQIGMLPLLAILGMTAIKDAFEDWRRAKLDNEVNNSATTKLGAWKNVNQPKDPRNFVEKIFGLGPNPNKTSKGVQKLRDREANQGNQMVLDSRRAEEQDPVEDLAVSDKGSYPLGPMSALEGYRRSFSAGISTSSLPSMMSRKSVGVMDWSRSATGAAQWERTLWKKLEVGDFVLLRDNEQVPADVIVLSTSNADALCFVETKNLDGETNLKIRRSLKATSAITSEEDLEHAHFVVDSEPPHANLYSYNGVLKYTPTGQYGRQMEEKQEAITINELLLRGCTLRNTKWVIGMVIFTGSDTKIMLNGGETPSKRSKIEKETNFNVMMNFVVLLVLCLITAILHGWYRSLSGTSADWYESGAEASDNIYVDSVIIFFSCLLIFQNIVPISLYITVEIVKTIQAYFIFQDVEMYYEPYNTPCVPKTWNISDDLGQIEYIFSDKTGTLTQNIMEFKKCSIHGVSFGEGMTEAMMGAKKRNGQNISTAMEDQEEELQVLKEKMLELMTGVMDNRYLRQDKLTLIAPDLIQRLTTPSDPLRAPIIDFFRALAVCHSVLADTPDHSKPFELEYKAESPDEAALVAAARDIGFPFVSKNNHSLEIEVLGKPEKWVPLRMLEFSSSRKRMSVVARDPNGKIVLFCKGADSVIYNRLSANHDQELKEATLRDLETFANGGLRTLCIAYRNLSEEEFSDWSKKYDTASAATVDREGEIEKACDLVEHSLTILGATALEDKLQEGVPDAIAMLHRAGIKLWILTGDKLQTAIEIGYSCNLLTNDMEVMIISADSEDGARQQIEAGLNKIASVVGPPPTSLGGKIMTAGMNPAVKFAVVIDGESLRYTLQPSLKSLFLSLGTQCAAVICCRVSPSQKASTVRLVKEGCNAMTLAIGDGANDVAMIQEANIGVGLYGLEGSQAAMSADYAFGQFRFLTRLLLVHGRWSYVRVADMHANFFYKNVIFTVSMFWFFIFSSFDATYLFEYTLLLMYNLFFTSLPVGFLGAFDQDVNAAAAMVFPQLYKRGIAGLEYTRTRFWLYMFDGLYQSAVIFFIPYFAYGTGESWSNQGRDTNSLWDIGTTVACAGVLSANAYVSINIRYWTIMTWVVNVVSTLLIYIYIPIYSAVTALPYAGEVGVIYPTFSFWAVILIATVIAIGPRWLVRSFKQSYFPQDKDIIREAWVTGQLKRELGIKSRKQKRRQKQEKAEAAKREGNEQELVDVPGLEVATGKDLVRQFQKGYMEEDAFRGLLYEPAATYSPRKEAVGSPLMPEEGTSRRVRASPLASTNYCTSDVSSIRQIQARVPPPLTIRTSFGSAGQSSPLGQSIASSDQFQNPLRPTAFDPYSSPSSIHQVEAEISREVGRLKRTSMDIQRASLYGKEEESVRMSRGSLFSSKGLEALPQGGDPRGSISNLSKKQSISVLGGSVPASWKGSSPLSNVDGLGRRNLSPLRGGFDMAADHSESFENRIESQSRSPFNDDSFYARERSLSAVQQTKETFDFTDDSLSRWGEEANMKDNEWEGAGYAI; encoded by the exons ATGACTGCCTCTACTTATCAATCTCATGGCCACCTCGGCCAGCCGTCAAATTCCACAACACGCCTCTCTACTCGTCTTTCCTCCCGCTCCTCTTTTGAACATCAAGGCacagatgatgagagcCTTGATGTCTTCGATCCAATGTCTATTGACCCCGACTTACGCTTAAGAACTGTCAAGACAGCGCACTCGGTTCTCGCGGAGTCAATCCGCTCGGAAGCCCTTGCTGaaaaaagggagaagaggagacggCTATTTAGgtcaatgaagaggaaagcgtCTGGTATAGGGAAGGGCACGCTGAAGCGCAAGTGGCCTGCTGATGATAACGGAAAGTCGGACTCTGGGGAGGCGGCCAATACAGATGTTACATCAACAACAGGATCTCTAGCACCTCAGCCTCCACCAAATACTCCCCCTGAACACCACTCCGAAAAGACAAAAGGCAAGGCAAAAAATGGAAAAGCGGAACTTCCCCGGCGAACTGTCTACGTCAacattcctcttccgtcaTCCCTTCGCAACTCCCAAGGCGAGCCTGTAGTCAGATATGTCCGAAACAAAGTTCGAACATCCAAATATTCCTTGATAACGTTCGTTCCCAAGAATCTTCTGGAACAGTTCCGTCGCGTCGCCAACATCTATTTCCTGTTTCTGGTGATCCTTCAGTTATTTTCAATATTTGGAGCACCCAACGCGCAGATTGGGATGCTACCCCTTTTGGCGATTTTAGGCATGACGGCCATTAAGGATGCCTTCGAGGACTGGAGGAGAGCGAAACTGGATAACGAGGTGAACAATTCGGCAACAACAAAATTGGGGGCTTGGAAAAATGTGAATCAGCCAAAGGATCCCAGAAATTTTGTGGAGAAAATATTTGGGCTGGGACCTA ACCCGAATAAGACATCGAAAGGCGTCCAAAAGCTCCGAGATCGCGAAGCAAATCAAGGTAACCAAATGGTGCTCGATTCCCGTAGGGCAGAGGAGCAAGACCCAGTGGAAGACTTGGCCGTTAGCGATAAAGGATCCTATCCTCTTGGTCCTATGTCTG CTCTCGAAGGGTATCGCCGATCATTCTCGGCCGGGATATCTACGTCAAGCCTACCTAGCATGATGTCTAGGAAAAGTGTCGGTGTCATGGACTGGAGCAGGTCTGCAACGGGAGCTGCACAGTGGGAGAGGACTCTCTG GAAAAAGCTTGAAGTGGGCGATTTTGTTCTTCTACGCGACAATGAACAAGTTCCGGCGGATGTCATTGTTTTATCGACTTCTAATGCGGACGCGCTTTGCTTTGTTGAGACCAAGAACCTTGATGGAGAAACGAACCTCAAAATTCGACGCTCTCTAAAAGCTACTTCGGCCATCActtcagaagaagatcttgaGCACGCGCATTTCGTGGTGGATTCTGAGCCACCCCATGCCAATCTTTATTCTTACAATGGTGTGTTGAAATACACTCCCACAGGCCAGTACGGGAGgcagatggaagaaaagcaagaagcaaTCACCATCAACGAGTTACTACTGAGGGGCTGTACGCTAAGGAACACAAAATGGGTGATCGGGATGGTGATCTTCACAGGATCGGATACGAAAATCATGCTTAACGGCGGAGAAACACC ATCCAAGCGAAGTaagattgaaaaggaaaCCA ACTT CAATGTTATGATGAACTTCGTTGTCTTGCTAGTTTTATGTCTCATTACGGCTATCCTTC ATGGTTGGTACCGCTCTCTGTCCGGTACCAGTGCCGACTGGTATGAATCCGGAGCTGAGGCTAGCGATAACATATACGTTGACTCTGTCATAATCTTTTT TTCTTGCCTGCTGATCTTTCAAAACATCGTTCCCATATCTTTATATATCACTGTAGAGATTGTCAAAACT aTTCAGGCATATTTCATTTTTCAGGACGTTGAAATGTACTACGAACCTT ACAACACCCCTTGCGTGCCGAAGACCTGGAATATCTCGGATGACCTGGGTCAAATTGAATACATTTTTTCCGATAAAACTGGCACGCTCACACAGAACATCATGGAGTTCAAGAAGTGTTCCATCCACGGCGTGAGTTTCGGCGAAGGCATGACAGAAGCGATGATGGGTGCCAAAAAACGGAATGGACAAAACATCAGCACAGCAATGGAAGatcaggaagaagagctccAAGTTCTCAAAGAGAAAATGCTGGAGCTTATGACCGGTGTCATGGACAATCGGTATTTACGTCAAGACAAACTAACACTCATCGCCCCTGATCTCATTCAACGCCTTACTACCCCTTCCGATCCTCTACGCGCCCCCATAATTGACTTTTTCCGAGCTCTCGCTGTCTGCCACTCTGTTCTCGCTGACACTCCTGATCATTCTAAACCCTTCGAGCTTGAGTACAAGGCCGAAAGCCCTGATGAAGCAGCTTTAGTAGCTGCGGCTCGAGATATAGGATTCCCATTTGTTTCGAAGAACAATCATTCCCTGGAAATAGAAGTTCTGGGTAAGCCAGAGAAATGGGTTCCTCTCCGCATGCTCGAGTTCAGTTCCAGTCGGAAAAGAATGAGTGTCGTCGCTCGAGACCCAAATGGGAAGATAGTTTTGTTCTGCAAAGGTGCAGACAGTGTCATCTACAATCGGCTGAGTGCCAACCATGATCAAGAATTAAAAGAGGCAACCCTCAGGGATCTCGAAACCTTTGCGAACGGCGGTCTTCGGACGCTTTGTATCGCGTATAGAAATTTATCGGAGGAGGAATTCAGCGATTGGTCAAAAAAATATGACACTGCAAGTGCAGCGACTGTTGaccgagaaggagagattgaGAAAGCTTGTGACCTTGTGGAGCACTCACTTACTATCCTTGGGGCGACGGCTCTCGAAGACAAACTCCAAGAAGGAGTGCCTGATGCCATTGCGATGCTCCATCGTGCCGGTATCAAACTATGGATCCTGACAGGTGATAAACTTCAGACAGCTATTGAAATTGGCTACAGCTGTAATCTTCTTACAAACGATATGGAAGTCATGATAATTTCGGCCGACTCTGAGGATGGCGCCCGCCAACAAATCGAAGCTGGTCTTAATAAGATTGCTTCCGTGGTGGGTCCACCTCCTACGTCTTTGGGCGGAAAGATTATGACTGCTGGGATGAACCCCGCAGTTAAATTCGCAGTCGTCATCGATGGAGAAAGTCTACGATATACGTTGCAACCTTCGCTGAAAAGTTTGTTCTTATCTTTGGGGACCCAATGCGCGGCCGTCATCTGCTGTCGCGTTTCCCCCTCGCAGAAAGCGTCGACAGTCCGCTTA GTCAAAGAAGGTTGTAATGCTATGACCCTTGCAATCGGAGACGGGGCCAACGATGTTGCGATGATTCAAGAAGCTAATATTGGAGTCGGGCTTTACGGTCTTGAAGGCTCGCAAGCAGCAATGTCGGCAGACTATGCGTTTGGGCAGTTTAGGTTTTTGACCAGATTGCTATTGGTtcatggaagatggagttATGTGCGAGTGGCCGATATGCACGCAAA CTTCTTTTATAAGAACGTTATATTCACTGTCTCAATGTTTTGGTTTTTTATCTTCAGCAG TTTCGATGCCACATACTTGTTTGAGTACACTCTTCTACTCATGTATAACCTCTTTTTCACCTCCCTTCCTGTCGGTTTCCTTGGGGCTTTCGATCAGGATGTCAATGCTGCCGCTGCCATGGTATTTCCACAGCTTTATAAGCGTGGTATTGCTGGTCTTGAGTATACCCGTACTCGTTTTTGGCTTTACATGTTTGACGGCTTGTATCAATCAGCAGTCATATTTTTCATCCCTTATTTTGCTTATGGAACCGGCGAAAGCTGGTCAAATCAAGGAAGAGATACCAATTCTCTGTGGGATATCGGTACCACAGTGGCTTGCGCTGGCGTGTTGTCGGCCAACGCCTATGTCAGCATCAATATTCGCTACTGGACAATCATGACTTGGGTAGTCAATGTAGTATCGACATTGCTCATATATATTTATATTCCGATTTACTCGGCTGTCACAGCACTACCTTACGCAGGAGAGGTCGGCGTCATATACCCCACATTCAGCTTCTGGGCAGTCATCTTGATCGCCACAGTCATTGCTATCGGTCCGCGATGGctcgttcgttcttttAAGCAATCCTACTTCCCGCAAGATAAAGACATTATTCGTGAAGCGTGGGTCACTGGCCAACTTAAGCGAGAATTGGGGATCAAGAGCCGGaagcaaaaaagaagacaaaagCAAGAGAAAGCGGAGGCAGCAAAGCGAGAAGGGAACGAACAAGAACTAGTGGACGTGCCTGGATTGGAGGTGGCGACAGGGAAGGACCTTGTGCGGCAATTTCAAAAAGGCTatatggaagaggatgccTTCAGAGGATTATTATACGAGCCCGCAGCCACGTATAGTCCTCGAAAGGAAGCAGTTGGTTCACCTCTTATGCCTGAAGAAGGCACCTCTCGAAGGGTGCGCGCATCTCCTCTGGCCTCCACAAACTACTGTACCAGCGATGTTTCTTCAATCCGGCAAATCCAAGCAAGAgtccctcctccacttACCATTCGCACGTCTTTTGGCTCTGCTGGACAATCATCGCCTCTCGGACAAAGCATTGCAAGCAGTGATCAATTTCAAAATCCTTTACGCCCGACCGCGTTTGACCCCtattcttccccttcctccatccatcaGGTAGAGGCCGAGATCAGCCGAGAAGTTGGCCGACTTAAGCGAACCTCGATGGACATTCAACGCGCATCGTTGTACggtaaagaagaagaatcgGTGAGGATGTCTCGCGGTTCCTTGTTCTCCTCTAAGGGTCTTGAAGCGCTTCCACAGGGCGGTGACCCAAGAGGAAGCATTTCGAATCTATCGAAAAAACAGAGCATCAGCGTTTTGGGAGGGAGTGTGCCTGCATCGTGGAAAGGTAGCAGTCCTCTCTCCAATGTGGACGGACTTGGCAGGCGAAATTTATCACCATTGAGAGGGGGGTTTGATATGGCCGCTGACCATAGCGAATCGTTCGAAAACCGGATTGAAAGTCAAAGTCGAAGCCCTTTCAATGACGATTCGTTTTATGCCCGAGAACGGTCGCTGTCCGCTGTTCAGCAGACAAAGGAAACATTTGACTTTACCGACGATTCACTAAGTCGATGGGGCGAGGAGGCCAATATGAAGGATAACGAATGGGAAGGTGCAGGATATGCTATATAA